One Granulicella sp. 5B5 DNA window includes the following coding sequences:
- a CDS encoding efflux RND transporter periplasmic adaptor subunit — MATKRRALAISLMTASCASILTSCKSSAPSVAEAPIVPVAIVGPATLQNNVVLSAEFEPFQDVDVMAKVAGYVRDIRVDIGSHVKTGDVLAVLEVPEIQDELEKAKAGVAAAEANVVTARAGVQRAEAEANIAHLSFQRINEVATKNKGLVPRQDVDVAQSRDAEAVAQLASAKSALQAAQESKLAADSEYARAGAMMQYATIRAPFNGIVTKRYANTGSMIQAGISSQTQAMPVVRLAQYDVLRLTLPVPVTDAAEIKDGQSVDVNVANPSRTLRGKIARYAGSVQMDTRTMDTQVDVRNADGSLLPGMYAEVHLHLADHPHVMSVPIDAIDGLGTSVEQAYVVRDGVVHVVQVTTGLQTPTRLEVLSGLEAGDQVVVGRHTGLSEGEKVQPRPATYENGPSHS; from the coding sequence ATGGCCACAAAGAGACGCGCGCTGGCGATCAGTTTGATGACTGCTTCCTGCGCAAGCATTTTGACATCATGCAAATCGAGCGCACCGTCTGTGGCAGAGGCGCCAATCGTGCCTGTGGCGATTGTCGGACCTGCAACTCTTCAGAACAATGTTGTTCTCTCTGCCGAGTTCGAGCCATTTCAAGACGTTGATGTCATGGCGAAGGTTGCTGGTTATGTTCGCGATATTCGCGTAGATATCGGCTCGCATGTGAAGACCGGCGATGTTCTCGCGGTCCTGGAGGTTCCTGAAATCCAGGACGAACTCGAAAAAGCCAAAGCTGGAGTGGCTGCTGCCGAAGCGAATGTCGTGACAGCGCGAGCTGGCGTGCAGCGTGCAGAAGCCGAGGCTAACATCGCGCACCTTTCATTCCAACGCATCAATGAAGTCGCCACGAAAAACAAGGGTCTTGTGCCGCGGCAGGATGTAGATGTTGCCCAGTCGCGTGATGCGGAGGCGGTTGCCCAGCTCGCCAGCGCGAAATCCGCGCTCCAGGCAGCGCAAGAGTCAAAATTGGCAGCCGATTCGGAGTATGCGCGCGCGGGCGCGATGATGCAATACGCAACGATCCGTGCCCCTTTCAATGGAATCGTGACGAAGCGATACGCCAACACCGGCTCAATGATTCAGGCGGGCATCTCCTCGCAGACGCAAGCAATGCCAGTCGTACGTCTCGCGCAGTATGACGTGCTGCGTCTTACGCTTCCTGTTCCGGTTACGGATGCCGCCGAGATCAAGGATGGCCAGTCCGTCGATGTCAACGTAGCAAATCCATCACGTACGCTTCGCGGCAAGATCGCGCGATATGCCGGTTCCGTGCAGATGGATACACGCACCATGGATACGCAGGTAGATGTGCGCAACGCGGACGGGAGCTTGTTGCCAGGCATGTACGCCGAAGTTCATCTGCATCTTGCAGACCACCCCCATGTGATGAGTGTTCCTATCGACGCTATCGACGGATTGGGAACCAGCGTCGAGCAGGCCTACGTCGTTCGAGATGGTGTAGTTCACGTTGTTCAGGTTACGACTGGCTTACAGACGCCGACCCGGCTGGAGGTTCTCTCCGGGCTCGAGGCAGGAGATCAAGTCGTCGTCGGCCGCCACACCGGTCTCTCCGAAGGTGAGAAGGTTCAACCTCGCCCAGCGACATACGAGAACGGTCCAAGCCACAGCTAA
- a CDS encoding TolC family protein: MVWTRTLATACALAFPIATCSVIAQPSQSQVASTPLALSQAETIALANQPRMLASQERARAAAARIREARSAYFPAAAFNATGALVADAGTATAAGALTTSSISDRFAYGGQLTQLVTDFGRTSALVGSSRSSALAQSDLATLTRAQVRLNVRDAYYQVLGAEAVLRAARAAQTNRHLVAKQLNALAQSELRSTVDVNFAEVLASEADLAVVQAQSVVAQQRARLATAMGTAQAVTASLVEPIAPGALPPAPDSLQSEAQNQRADLGAAEAQQHAAEQFATAEKRLSYPTLGVGAAGGEIPYHDHTLQNSYAAAAFNLNIPIFNGGLFAARRAEAQSEANARANDVRELHLEVTEQVRNSWQRANEAFQSLAVTTRLVAQTKEALRLAQARYDSGLGSIVELNEAQVNETSAEISAADANYTYLSRRAELDFAAGLLN; encoded by the coding sequence ATGGTTTGGACGAGAACTCTTGCCACAGCCTGCGCCCTAGCCTTTCCCATTGCGACATGCAGCGTCATTGCTCAGCCTTCCCAGTCTCAGGTTGCATCTACTCCCTTGGCCTTGTCGCAGGCGGAGACGATAGCTCTTGCGAACCAACCTCGTATGCTTGCGTCTCAAGAGCGGGCGCGAGCTGCTGCAGCCCGAATTCGAGAAGCACGCTCCGCGTATTTTCCGGCCGCGGCATTCAATGCGACGGGAGCCCTCGTCGCGGATGCCGGAACCGCTACAGCCGCTGGAGCATTGACTACCTCATCCATTTCGGATCGATTCGCGTACGGTGGTCAGCTCACGCAACTCGTTACCGATTTCGGGCGAACCAGCGCGCTAGTAGGCAGTAGTCGATCCAGCGCGCTGGCACAAAGCGATCTGGCGACTCTGACGCGCGCGCAGGTGAGGCTAAATGTTCGCGACGCGTATTATCAGGTTCTCGGAGCAGAAGCTGTTCTGCGAGCTGCTCGAGCTGCCCAAACTAACCGTCATCTAGTAGCGAAGCAGCTAAACGCCTTGGCGCAAAGTGAGCTGCGTTCAACGGTTGATGTGAACTTTGCCGAAGTGTTGGCTAGCGAGGCTGACCTCGCCGTCGTACAGGCCCAAAGTGTCGTTGCCCAACAACGAGCGCGGCTGGCAACCGCCATGGGTACTGCACAGGCTGTCACTGCGTCGTTAGTGGAACCCATCGCCCCCGGTGCTCTTCCGCCCGCTCCCGATAGCTTGCAGTCCGAAGCGCAGAATCAACGTGCAGATCTGGGTGCAGCCGAGGCGCAACAACATGCCGCAGAGCAATTTGCCACTGCCGAAAAGCGTTTGAGCTATCCAACTCTTGGTGTCGGTGCGGCTGGCGGAGAGATTCCTTACCACGATCACACCCTACAGAACAGTTACGCAGCGGCAGCTTTCAATCTCAATATTCCGATCTTCAATGGCGGTCTTTTTGCGGCTCGCCGTGCCGAAGCTCAATCTGAAGCGAATGCTCGGGCCAACGACGTGCGAGAGTTGCACCTGGAGGTCACCGAACAGGTGCGGAACAGCTGGCAGCGTGCCAATGAAGCCTTCCAGAGTCTGGCCGTTACCACACGCTTGGTAGCGCAAACGAAGGAGGCGCTCCGTCTTGCGCAAGCACGTTACGATTCCGGGTTGGGTAGCATCGTCGAGTTGAACGAGGCACAAGTGAACGAAACCTCTGCGGAGATTTCGGCGGCTGATGCGAATTACACCTATCTCTCACGGCGCGCGGAACTTGACTTTGCGGCTGGACTCTTGAATTGA
- a CDS encoding DUF190 domain-containing protein: MLPVGPATKVTIYLNQDTGGAKGFLRDEILSFLREGGVGVGGATVLHPYAGFGSSGHLHKIDEGGVAGLHLPVVIVFVEMTEKVNSILPALLEIVTDGLVEAHPTQVLKNIVGKEKVVS, encoded by the coding sequence ATGCTGCCAGTGGGACCGGCTACAAAAGTCACGATCTATCTCAATCAGGACACCGGCGGCGCGAAGGGCTTCTTGCGTGACGAGATTTTGTCCTTCCTCCGGGAGGGCGGCGTGGGCGTCGGTGGAGCGACCGTGCTTCACCCATACGCAGGATTTGGTTCTAGTGGACATCTACATAAGATCGACGAGGGGGGTGTTGCTGGCCTGCATCTCCCCGTCGTCATTGTCTTCGTGGAGATGACCGAAAAGGTCAATTCGATTCTTCCCGCTCTTCTGGAAATAGTCACAGACGGCCTGGTTGAAGCGCATCCGACTCAAGTTCTAAAGAACATTGTTGGGAAGGAGAAGGTAGTCTCCTAA
- a CDS encoding response regulator transcription factor, which produces MHNASRRSHILIIEDDSKLATALVSGIEAEGYDVTWASSAEEGFFRLHSRKPDLLLLDITLPQRDGLDLLREIRRNRIDVRVLMLTSHNTIEDRVQGLKTGADDYLGKPFSFPELIARIEALLRRILPEPTSDLLSVADLFLNIRTRTATRAGKSIDLSQREFDLLLYLAENGGRTVSREMLAKDVWKENSRFTPLDNVIDVQMTRLRKKIDDSFSVKLLHTVRGLGFSLREPEA; this is translated from the coding sequence GTGCATAACGCATCCCGGCGATCTCATATCCTCATCATCGAGGATGACAGTAAACTGGCCACAGCCCTTGTATCAGGGATCGAGGCGGAAGGTTACGATGTGACGTGGGCTTCATCGGCAGAAGAAGGATTTTTTCGGCTTCACAGCCGGAAACCTGATCTCTTGCTGCTTGATATCACCCTGCCGCAGCGTGACGGCCTTGATCTCCTCCGAGAGATTCGTCGAAACCGGATCGATGTGCGAGTCTTGATGCTCACCTCGCATAACACCATCGAGGATCGAGTTCAGGGTCTGAAGACAGGTGCCGACGATTATCTAGGCAAGCCGTTTTCATTTCCGGAGCTGATTGCACGAATCGAAGCGCTGTTACGTCGCATTCTGCCGGAACCGACCTCCGATCTGCTAAGTGTCGCCGACCTCTTCCTGAACATAAGAACCCGCACCGCAACCCGTGCAGGGAAATCTATTGATCTTTCGCAAAGAGAATTCGATTTACTCCTTTATCTTGCCGAGAATGGAGGACGGACGGTATCGCGTGAGATGCTCGCGAAAGATGTATGGAAGGAAAACTCGCGCTTTACGCCGCTCGATAATGTCATTGACGTACAGATGACGCGACTTCGGAAGAAAATAGACGATTCCTTTTCTGTGAAGCTGCTGCACACCGTTCGCGGTCTTGGCTTCAGTCTGCGGGAGCCCGAAGCATGA
- a CDS encoding ATP-binding protein, protein MNLLFAKQIRSRLTVWYIAVLAMILAVYIVLVFAFQYKFVSNQIYHDEVQDVETVEGLLYFDQSGTLKLRQNYFSHPKSHLLIDRLMEVRDLSGVVLYRTPTLNGAPLGGASLPDEGNEGFNRRIIKMPDGTHVFLISHLHTMQGRVLLIRLGYSLAPFHERMAQFFEILLIALPVVLVFAGFAGYQIAKRALEPLEEMAQKAQRITAQNLHDRLDIENPDDELGHMAVVFNDLLNRLERAFQQLSSFTADAAHELRAPMAAMRALGEVALRHQNGTDNDKEVIASILEETSRLEETINGLLLLAKAEAAQAVGPNTFSLVEVINEVSTLLEVLAEEHGTQLIMQVDTSDAFSVTGDRSLIRSAIMNVVHNAIKFSPADSIVTVTYSINQSQSTFVEMTVTDQGPGIESSEGELVFDRFYTSTRRETLPNKGTGLGLSIAKLVIERSGGEIYFDHTVSVGTRCILKLPAHPILRSESI, encoded by the coding sequence ATGAACTTGTTGTTCGCAAAACAGATTCGCAGCCGACTTACCGTTTGGTACATAGCCGTTTTAGCGATGATTCTCGCGGTGTACATCGTGCTCGTCTTCGCATTTCAGTACAAATTCGTGAGTAATCAGATCTATCACGATGAAGTCCAGGATGTTGAGACAGTCGAGGGGCTCTTGTACTTTGATCAAAGTGGCACCTTGAAACTTCGGCAGAACTATTTCAGCCACCCCAAATCACATTTGCTGATCGATCGGCTGATGGAGGTTCGCGATCTTTCGGGCGTTGTACTGTACAGGACGCCAACGCTCAATGGAGCGCCACTTGGCGGAGCCTCTCTTCCGGACGAAGGAAACGAAGGTTTCAATCGACGCATTATCAAAATGCCCGATGGGACACATGTCTTCTTGATCAGTCATCTACACACGATGCAAGGCCGTGTGCTTCTTATTCGCCTCGGCTATAGTCTTGCTCCGTTCCATGAACGAATGGCTCAGTTCTTTGAGATTCTTTTGATTGCGTTACCTGTAGTTCTCGTGTTCGCCGGATTCGCGGGCTATCAGATAGCCAAGCGTGCGCTGGAGCCATTGGAGGAGATGGCCCAGAAGGCGCAGCGGATCACCGCGCAGAATCTCCATGACAGATTGGATATTGAGAACCCCGACGACGAATTGGGACACATGGCCGTGGTCTTCAACGACCTATTGAATCGCCTGGAGCGTGCATTCCAGCAGTTGAGCAGCTTTACCGCCGACGCCGCTCACGAGCTACGAGCGCCCATGGCAGCGATGCGTGCCCTTGGAGAAGTTGCACTTCGGCATCAAAATGGTACCGACAACGACAAAGAAGTTATTGCAAGCATCCTCGAAGAAACTTCCCGGCTCGAAGAGACGATCAACGGCTTACTTTTGTTGGCAAAAGCGGAAGCAGCACAGGCTGTAGGCCCGAATACCTTCTCTCTCGTAGAGGTCATCAATGAGGTATCGACCCTGCTTGAAGTACTTGCCGAGGAGCATGGGACCCAATTGATAATGCAGGTTGATACTTCAGACGCGTTCTCCGTTACGGGAGACAGAAGCTTAATACGAAGCGCCATCATGAATGTCGTTCACAACGCGATCAAATTCTCCCCGGCGGATTCGATTGTGACAGTGACGTATTCGATCAACCAATCGCAAAGCACGTTTGTCGAAATGACAGTGACCGACCAAGGACCAGGTATCGAGTCCTCTGAGGGCGAGTTAGTATTTGATCGGTTTTATACCAGTACACGGCGCGAAACTTTACCGAACAAGGGCACTGGCCTGGGGCTTTCGATTGCAAAGCTCGTGATTGAACGTTCGGGTGGAGAGATTTACTTCGACCACACGGTTTCAGTGGGGACTCGCTGCATCCTGAAACTTCCCGCACACCCCATATTGCGGTCGGAATCTATATGA
- a CDS encoding ABC transporter permease has protein sequence MNKLIIGNLVHRPLRSIISALAVAIEVVMILSIVGIFYGILNNSRTEQSGTGYDMIVRPSATGALLSSGAASADVRIADVLRKMPHVQVVAPGNVKLNLSSSVDNIVGIDFASYDALRPFVFTAGGPFQHPYDMIVDDLQAAADPKLRVGSTIKLFNHNFTVCGIVEHGKGARKFIPLETMDALDGTPGKAATFFIRTDDAPTSVAKQAIQKEVKKEILATDGLQDWSVQTIQEFLAGLTPERIPGFKIALDVVIGIASIIGFLVIFQSMYTAVMERTREIGVLKSMGAGKLSIVSVVLRETTLLTSVGIALGVLFAYALRNGLHARFPTLSFQLTPAWDINAIIIALCGSILGALYPALKAARKDPIDALSYE, from the coding sequence ATGAACAAACTGATCATCGGCAATCTGGTCCACCGTCCTCTGCGCTCCATCATCAGCGCGCTCGCCGTCGCCATTGAGGTCGTCATGATCCTCTCCATCGTCGGTATCTTCTACGGCATCCTCAACAACAGCCGTACCGAGCAGTCAGGCACCGGCTACGACATGATCGTCCGCCCCAGCGCCACCGGCGCTCTGCTCAGCTCCGGCGCCGCCTCGGCCGACGTCCGCATCGCAGACGTCCTCCGCAAGATGCCGCACGTCCAGGTCGTCGCTCCCGGCAACGTCAAGCTCAATCTCAGTTCCTCAGTCGACAACATCGTCGGTATCGACTTCGCCAGCTACGACGCCCTCCGGCCCTTCGTCTTCACCGCCGGCGGTCCCTTCCAGCATCCTTACGACATGATCGTCGACGACCTCCAGGCCGCCGCAGATCCAAAACTTCGCGTCGGCTCCACCATCAAGCTCTTCAACCACAATTTCACCGTCTGCGGCATCGTCGAGCACGGCAAGGGCGCCCGTAAGTTCATCCCGCTCGAAACCATGGATGCCCTCGACGGCACCCCCGGCAAAGCCGCCACCTTCTTCATCCGCACCGACGACGCCCCAACCTCCGTAGCCAAGCAAGCTATCCAAAAGGAGGTCAAAAAAGAAATTCTCGCCACCGACGGCCTCCAGGACTGGTCCGTCCAGACCATTCAGGAGTTCCTCGCCGGGCTCACTCCGGAGCGCATCCCCGGCTTCAAGATCGCCCTCGACGTCGTCATCGGCATCGCCTCCATCATCGGCTTCCTCGTCATCTTTCAGTCCATGTACACCGCCGTAATGGAGCGCACCCGTGAGATCGGCGTCCTCAAATCCATGGGCGCCGGCAAGCTCTCCATCGTCTCCGTTGTTCTGCGCGAAACCACGCTGCTTACCTCCGTCGGTATAGCCCTCGGTGTGCTCTTTGCGTATGCTTTGCGCAACGGCCTTCACGCCCGTTTCCCAACGCTCAGCTTCCAGCTCACTCCCGCGTGGGACATCAACGCCATCATCATTGCCCTCTGCGGTTCCATCCTCGGGGCCCTCTACCCGGCCCTCAAAGCCGCCCGCAAAGACCCCATCGACGCCCTCAGCTACGAATAA
- a CDS encoding helix-turn-helix domain-containing protein — protein MSFGRELQLERQRRQISLESIAEGTKVPIRHLRALEQEAYDQLPGGIFNKGILRNYCSYVGLDEQEWLARFPNAKPVEAEEDWESFAENVRRSRVGKRSNTGTQWLGVLVMLLVLVALGWAAWQMVLQPQMLLPQAGQVAAPNQ, from the coding sequence GTGTCGTTCGGTAGAGAGTTGCAGCTGGAGCGCCAGAGGCGCCAGATTTCGCTGGAGTCGATTGCAGAGGGTACAAAGGTGCCGATACGGCACCTGCGCGCTCTGGAGCAAGAGGCCTACGATCAGCTGCCGGGTGGCATCTTCAATAAGGGGATTCTGCGGAACTACTGCAGTTACGTGGGTCTGGATGAGCAGGAGTGGCTGGCGCGGTTTCCGAATGCGAAGCCCGTCGAGGCAGAAGAAGACTGGGAGTCTTTCGCTGAAAATGTGCGGCGCAGCCGGGTAGGCAAGCGGTCGAACACAGGCACGCAGTGGCTGGGAGTGCTGGTGATGCTGTTGGTGCTGGTGGCGCTGGGTTGGGCTGCATGGCAGATGGTGCTGCAACCGCAGATGCTGCTGCCGCAGGCAGGGCAAGTGGCTGCTCCGAATCAGTAG
- a CDS encoding TonB-dependent receptor, which produces MYQRKRCTRLLAICAAALLAAGAAYGQTITGTVRGVVTDQSGAAVPEARVTAVNVNTGVQTSTTSDRTGTYNIQTLAIGTYRVTATRKGFEVSSTNPFSLEIDQIAKVNLKLQVGEVSTTVDVAADSGTILQTEDASLGTTITANTLESMPLPGQNFSAATVFVPGAVLPTYGSLGSTQGTERDTSFASSTQPSFNGNRMQTNNYIFDGTDINEPLQNTIAYNPAPEAIGQMRVITGNPDAEYGNVNGGEILAVTKSGTNKFHGSAYAFYENQDGTANTWSNDYNKIAKGVFHQNLFGGTIGGPVFKNKLFFFADYEGFRQTTAGTSVISLPTPRMRTGDFSEFLGTPDQYGHVIGTGTGGIGTAAYIQLYNTTNGTTAATPYVNNQIPVNNPVAQFVFATPSFYPLPNRPSTNVNSPDTNNYGGYNKTATVNNQGDIRVDYVATSKDNIMARFTHGGSYDKPIVSVLAFQFPGGDDYPFWNGVLNEVHTFSPNLQNEFRAGYSRISNLSGIPSDPFGNFPAGSDTKVGYPYASPYPGFTETNISSAEKNIGTLGVVQDTIDNIFDYGDTVTWLHGKHIIKGGAQILRYQENYYYASNNGNMGQFAYNGEFTRANGSNGYGFADFVIDASELQAVSGTAGRDGQRQYRMAYFGEDEWKVTPKLTLNIGLRYGYDQPMYEVNGKEVNVDVKNPQNCPNCLLVAGKNGASNALYNAYHTQFMPRVSFAYQMNPQMVIRGGYGITDDFEGMGAAQRLTQNPPFIPQYSYSSTAPSATSGGTPVRVSQGFNVGGLTPGASNKYEAWDPNIKPELIQQYNLTLQTLMGRNFTFQIGYVGNVAQHLVVPEPYNQQTIPGSANTATQPFKALVGVGGQVYLTLAEGYSNYNALQVQLRQRQWHGLEYTFNYTFSKNMTNNPGYFGTGGVDGPGTYPQNIYDPHGDYGVAAFDTRNAANFVGTYALPFGHGRDYGSHANRFVDWAIGGWKVSTEAVLYSGFPITIGASNNSQSNNGGGARANQYHQLHIVNRSLAHWFGTGPDVLPCLATTAPASGGPPVNTNGAPCAYGAELTASFGTAHVGTERAPGYRVVDSSMFKQFRTYKEQFIQIRIDAFNVGNIASYAAPGSTATTTSTFGQITSTLSPARQLQYSLKYEF; this is translated from the coding sequence ATGTATCAGCGCAAACGTTGTACGAGGTTGCTGGCGATATGCGCGGCGGCCCTACTGGCAGCCGGTGCCGCATATGGCCAGACCATCACGGGTACGGTCCGTGGAGTTGTCACAGACCAGAGCGGTGCCGCAGTACCGGAAGCACGCGTGACTGCCGTGAACGTAAACACTGGCGTGCAGACCTCGACGACATCCGATCGAACCGGCACCTACAACATCCAGACGCTTGCCATCGGCACGTACCGGGTGACAGCTACCAGAAAAGGTTTCGAGGTTTCGTCGACGAACCCGTTCTCACTTGAGATCGACCAGATCGCAAAGGTCAATCTGAAGCTGCAGGTTGGCGAGGTATCGACGACGGTGGATGTAGCCGCAGACAGCGGAACCATTCTGCAGACGGAAGATGCTTCGTTGGGCACGACGATTACGGCCAATACGCTGGAGAGCATGCCGCTGCCTGGCCAGAACTTCTCCGCAGCAACTGTTTTCGTCCCCGGCGCGGTCCTGCCGACCTACGGTTCACTGGGCAGCACGCAGGGTACAGAGCGTGACACGTCCTTTGCCTCGTCGACGCAGCCGTCCTTCAACGGCAACCGTATGCAGACCAACAACTACATCTTCGACGGTACAGACATTAATGAGCCGTTGCAGAACACCATCGCCTATAACCCCGCTCCTGAAGCCATCGGCCAGATGCGCGTGATCACTGGGAACCCCGACGCCGAATACGGCAACGTGAACGGTGGCGAAATCCTTGCCGTCACCAAGTCCGGAACCAACAAGTTCCATGGCAGCGCCTATGCGTTCTACGAGAACCAGGACGGCACCGCAAACACCTGGAGCAACGACTACAACAAAATTGCCAAGGGCGTCTTCCACCAGAACTTGTTTGGCGGAACCATCGGCGGTCCTGTGTTCAAGAACAAGCTGTTCTTCTTCGCGGACTATGAGGGCTTTCGCCAGACCACGGCCGGAACCAGCGTCATCTCGCTACCTACACCCAGAATGCGCACGGGCGATTTCTCTGAGTTTCTGGGAACGCCTGATCAGTATGGCCACGTTATTGGAACGGGGACAGGGGGCATAGGTACGGCAGCATACATCCAGCTGTACAACACCACGAATGGAACCACAGCAGCCACGCCGTATGTGAATAACCAAATTCCGGTCAACAACCCTGTTGCTCAGTTTGTGTTCGCGACCCCAAGCTTCTATCCGCTACCGAACCGTCCCAGCACCAATGTCAACTCGCCTGATACCAACAATTATGGCGGGTACAACAAGACTGCTACCGTGAATAACCAAGGCGACATCCGCGTCGACTATGTGGCCACTTCGAAAGACAACATCATGGCGCGCTTCACTCATGGTGGTTCGTACGATAAGCCCATCGTGTCTGTCCTTGCCTTCCAGTTTCCGGGAGGTGATGACTATCCTTTCTGGAACGGTGTCCTCAACGAGGTACACACCTTCAGCCCGAACTTGCAGAACGAGTTCCGCGCCGGCTACTCGCGCATCTCTAATCTGAGCGGCATACCGTCCGATCCGTTCGGCAACTTCCCTGCAGGCAGCGACACGAAAGTTGGCTATCCCTATGCCAGCCCGTACCCTGGCTTCACGGAAACGAACATCTCCAGCGCGGAAAAGAACATAGGCACTCTGGGTGTTGTGCAGGACACCATCGACAACATCTTCGACTATGGCGACACGGTGACCTGGCTGCACGGAAAACACATCATCAAGGGTGGCGCACAGATCCTGCGCTACCAGGAGAACTACTACTACGCCAGCAACAATGGCAACATGGGCCAGTTCGCCTACAACGGCGAGTTCACCCGCGCGAACGGTTCGAACGGCTACGGCTTTGCGGACTTCGTCATCGATGCGTCCGAGCTCCAGGCCGTATCCGGTACGGCAGGACGAGATGGTCAACGCCAGTATCGTATGGCGTACTTCGGCGAAGATGAGTGGAAGGTAACGCCCAAGCTCACCCTCAACATCGGTCTGCGTTATGGTTATGACCAGCCGATGTATGAAGTCAACGGCAAGGAAGTGAACGTCGACGTCAAGAACCCACAGAACTGCCCCAACTGCCTGCTCGTTGCCGGCAAGAACGGCGCCAGCAACGCTCTGTACAACGCCTACCATACGCAGTTCATGCCGCGCGTCTCGTTTGCCTATCAGATGAACCCCCAGATGGTCATCCGTGGCGGCTACGGCATCACGGACGACTTTGAAGGCATGGGCGCTGCGCAGCGTCTCACACAGAACCCTCCATTTATCCCGCAGTATTCGTACAGCAGCACGGCGCCTTCGGCGACGAGCGGTGGAACACCCGTCCGTGTCAGCCAGGGCTTCAATGTTGGCGGACTTACTCCTGGCGCTTCGAACAAGTACGAGGCCTGGGACCCGAACATCAAGCCTGAGCTGATTCAGCAGTACAACCTGACCCTTCAGACACTCATGGGGCGGAACTTTACATTCCAGATTGGGTATGTTGGGAATGTGGCACAGCATCTCGTCGTTCCTGAACCGTACAACCAGCAGACGATTCCGGGGTCGGCCAATACGGCGACTCAGCCGTTCAAGGCCCTCGTCGGTGTTGGAGGCCAGGTCTACCTGACACTGGCGGAAGGCTACTCGAACTACAACGCGTTGCAGGTCCAATTGCGCCAGCGCCAGTGGCATGGCCTGGAGTACACCTTCAACTACACCTTCTCGAAGAACATGACGAATAACCCCGGCTACTTCGGTACCGGTGGCGTCGACGGTCCAGGCACGTACCCGCAGAACATCTATGATCCGCATGGCGATTACGGTGTAGCGGCCTTCGATACCCGTAACGCAGCCAACTTCGTCGGCACGTATGCTCTGCCGTTCGGACACGGACGTGATTACGGTTCCCACGCCAACCGCTTCGTCGATTGGGCCATTGGTGGCTGGAAGGTGTCCACGGAGGCCGTTCTGTACTCCGGCTTCCCGATCACCATCGGCGCCTCCAACAACTCGCAGTCGAACAACGGTGGTGGCGCACGTGCTAACCAGTACCACCAACTACACATCGTCAACCGCTCGCTGGCGCATTGGTTTGGTACAGGGCCGGATGTACTGCCCTGCCTCGCAACCACAGCCCCTGCGTCAGGCGGCCCTCCAGTGAACACGAACGGCGCTCCCTGCGCCTATGGCGCTGAGCTCACCGCTTCCTTCGGAACGGCGCACGTCGGCACTGAACGGGCACCTGGATACCGCGTTGTCGATTCTTCGATGTTCAAGCAGTTCCGCACGTATAAGGAGCAGTTCATCCAGATCCGCATCGATGCGTTCAATGTGGGCAATATTGCTTCCTATGCGGCTCCGGGTTCAACGGCGACTACAACCTCCACCTTCGGTCAGATCACGTCAACCCTATCCCCGGCTCGTCAGCTCCAGTACTCGCTGAAGTACGAGTTCTAA